The proteins below are encoded in one region of Nitrospira sp.:
- a CDS encoding DUF3015 family protein, translated as MMKSNLLLLSGLFATLTGCMTNATVELTKAPFDATTDLTNGTSGATREFLDPTTDFTSSTTPGALSESGLLRAKRKATFFATQTQENLRTDIARGRGEYLSSLAVLTGVPAHQWTDFQATMTGSYPALFDQALSPSQSTERLIELAWASGYGRQRSAD; from the coding sequence ATGATGAAATCCAATTTATTACTACTCAGTGGTCTGTTCGCCACCCTCACCGGCTGCATGACGAATGCGACCGTCGAGTTGACGAAGGCGCCGTTCGACGCCACGACCGACCTCACCAACGGCACCTCCGGCGCGACCAGGGAGTTTCTCGACCCCACGACGGACTTCACGTCGAGTACCACACCGGGCGCATTGTCGGAGAGCGGGCTCCTCCGAGCCAAACGAAAGGCCACCTTCTTCGCGACACAAACACAGGAGAACCTGCGTACAGATATCGCCCGGGGCCGGGGCGAATATCTGTCATCACTCGCTGTCCTCACGGGAGTGCCCGCACACCAGTGGACGGACTTCCAGGCGACGATGACCGGCTCGTATCCCGCACTCTTCGACCAGGCGCTGTCACCGTCGCAATCGACGGAGCGGCTCATTGAGTTGGCGTGGGCGAGCGGCTACGGCCGGCAACGATCAGCGGACTGA
- a CDS encoding TIR domain-containing protein, producing the protein MAGIFISYRREDSAGWTGRLSERLKQKFGTASIFMDIDTIQPGTDFAKALRSAVGSCDVLLAMIGPNWPIATSPEGQRRLEDPNDWVRTELTAALNRSIPVIPVLVGGADLPKVDTLPDELKKLFQYQTHELTDKRWEYDSSQLELVLEKVLGGGKPKRNVKQTLLAHRGALVALGIVGIGLAVALISPVARWSTQGTGIAQTNGSGIVTERNTPSLPSPEPVAQLNPTEPASQISAATTGESPPAQPIPIADKPESEKIAASVRIEDGKVRSLPAGAEVKFMAGDLVFRLTSIRLEDQFNGNWLLSTSILTRNSGSDVNIYYESHFRLQIDDSRHAPTKTSSVAERIASDSEQSGEVSFVVPKTARRVGFRITYDNEQTTIPIDLKYGVSRSDVRSSSIPRSLARPARIIGVDKGSANYDFRALSLEPYNLESFLLRISLRVTTDKSGFTYYGQNYFRLVFDDLPHEPARGANKSIPAHTYADTEIVFIVPKSVTQALLRVKDGDTWRSTSINLKANHS; encoded by the coding sequence ATGGCCGGCATCTTTATCAGTTACCGTCGTGAAGACAGCGCGGGCTGGACGGGCCGCCTATCGGAGCGACTCAAGCAAAAGTTTGGAACTGCCTCGATCTTTATGGATATCGATACAATCCAACCAGGCACCGATTTTGCGAAAGCCCTGCGTTCGGCTGTCGGATCATGCGATGTCCTGCTGGCCATGATCGGCCCGAATTGGCCTATCGCTACAAGTCCTGAAGGACAGCGACGTCTGGAAGACCCCAATGATTGGGTCCGAACGGAATTGACGGCCGCTCTCAACCGGAGCATTCCTGTGATTCCCGTTCTCGTAGGAGGCGCCGATCTTCCCAAGGTAGACACTCTACCGGACGAACTGAAAAAATTATTCCAGTACCAAACCCACGAGCTCACTGATAAACGTTGGGAGTATGATTCCAGTCAGCTCGAGCTGGTACTTGAAAAAGTGCTCGGAGGAGGCAAGCCCAAACGCAATGTCAAGCAAACTCTCCTGGCACATCGAGGAGCGTTGGTAGCATTAGGCATCGTTGGCATTGGGCTGGCGGTTGCATTGATCTCTCCCGTTGCGCGTTGGAGTACTCAAGGAACCGGCATCGCACAGACGAATGGCAGTGGAATCGTTACGGAAAGGAACACCCCCTCGCTTCCATCTCCTGAGCCGGTTGCTCAACTTAACCCAACGGAGCCTGCTTCCCAGATTTCGGCAGCGACCACCGGAGAATCTCCACCCGCGCAACCGATTCCCATCGCCGACAAACCGGAATCCGAGAAGATTGCTGCATCCGTTCGGATAGAAGACGGAAAGGTTCGCTCGCTGCCTGCTGGTGCTGAAGTGAAGTTTATGGCAGGCGATTTGGTATTTCGCCTCACCTCAATCCGATTGGAAGACCAGTTCAATGGGAACTGGCTTCTCAGCACTTCCATCTTGACAAGAAACAGCGGTTCGGACGTAAACATTTATTATGAAAGTCACTTTCGACTTCAGATTGATGATAGTCGTCATGCCCCGACGAAAACCTCGTCCGTTGCTGAGAGGATAGCGAGTGACAGCGAACAGTCTGGGGAGGTAAGTTTTGTTGTTCCCAAGACGGCTCGCCGAGTAGGCTTTCGCATTACCTACGATAACGAACAAACGACTATCCCCATCGACCTCAAGTATGGAGTCTCACGGTCTGATGTGCGGTCATCGAGTATCCCTAGGTCGTTAGCCAGACCAGCACGTATTATTGGCGTCGATAAAGGTTCGGCTAACTATGATTTTCGGGCGCTTTCATTAGAGCCTTACAATCTGGAATCCTTCCTTCTGCGGATTTCACTGAGGGTGACTACCGACAAAAGCGGATTTACATACTATGGTCAGAATTATTTTCGCCTAGTTTTTGATGATCTTCCTCACGAACCGGCAAGAGGGGCAAACAAATCTATTCCTGCGCATACTTATGCCGACACTGAAATCGTGTTTATCGTACCAAAGTCCGTGACTCAGGCTCTGCTCCGAGTGAAAGACGGTGACACATGGCGGAGTACTTCGATCAACCTCAAAGCAAATCATTCCTAA
- a CDS encoding phosphatase PAP2 family protein produces the protein MTLYRRAMGVDEILFRTINGVAGQSSLLDWIGVELAKPGNLLYPILLAAAYWAWVNWRECVLGGAMLAVVVGSTDALGTQLKGLVQRPRPCVTLADVHQLLGCGGAFSFPSNHAANTASAAAFFQVLYPKSGWIGWPLVVAIGLSRVYIGAHYLTDVIGGWVVGGLIGAGVAWFLRRWSRFRPVAEAAPASQSEIGSIS, from the coding sequence GTGACCCTTTATCGTCGCGCCATGGGTGTAGACGAGATTCTCTTTCGCACGATCAACGGCGTGGCCGGGCAGTCGAGCCTGCTGGATTGGATCGGAGTCGAACTGGCCAAGCCGGGCAACCTGCTCTATCCCATATTGCTGGCTGCAGCCTATTGGGCCTGGGTGAATTGGCGTGAATGTGTGCTCGGCGGGGCAATGCTGGCGGTGGTCGTCGGTTCGACGGATGCGCTGGGGACTCAGTTAAAGGGCTTGGTCCAGCGCCCGCGCCCCTGCGTGACGCTTGCCGATGTGCATCAGTTGCTCGGTTGCGGCGGCGCGTTTTCGTTTCCATCTAACCATGCCGCCAACACGGCCTCGGCGGCGGCGTTTTTTCAGGTGCTCTATCCGAAATCAGGCTGGATCGGCTGGCCCTTGGTAGTCGCGATCGGTCTCTCGCGTGTCTACATCGGGGCGCATTATCTGACGGATGTGATCGGGGGCTGGGTCGTGGGTGGATTGATCGGGGCGGGCGTGGCCTGGTTCCTGCGCCGTTGGTCTCGCTTCCGACCGGTTGCCGAGGCGGCCCCTGCCTCACAATCCGAGATCGGTTCAATCTCCTGA
- a CDS encoding GTP-binding protein produces MTQTLPIPFYMLCGSLGAGKTTLLMRLLEHWNSQGHKVGVLMNEAGEVSIDGPRAGTIAEQVLNLAGGCICCDTKDDLAWSIAQLVQDYESTVIVLECSGMADPAEVVDAVTDVYVSRMTRLERIFAMLHPVPLPETGMAELVTRNAIRYADDVILNKRDLYIPGHWEQFRESITRLNPYSRLWETNHARLDVAALLAAPPTHPRPTNVQFGKPPAPGNRQDARALHHPMVTTVRLPKPVVRTKFMEWTKSLPEGLERAKGFFRFEREPELQEFQFFPPRTSTVAPVMLLDEPDHVLVLIGRDYDQERCRASLLACLAE; encoded by the coding sequence ATGACACAGACGCTCCCCATCCCCTTCTATATGCTCTGCGGATCACTCGGTGCCGGGAAGACCACCCTGCTCATGCGCCTCCTCGAACATTGGAACAGCCAAGGGCACAAGGTCGGCGTGCTCATGAACGAGGCGGGCGAGGTCAGTATCGACGGCCCGCGAGCAGGCACGATCGCGGAGCAGGTCCTAAACCTCGCCGGCGGCTGCATCTGTTGCGACACCAAAGATGACCTGGCTTGGAGTATTGCGCAGCTGGTGCAGGATTACGAATCGACCGTGATCGTGCTGGAATGCTCGGGCATGGCCGACCCCGCAGAAGTGGTCGATGCCGTGACGGACGTCTATGTCTCTCGGATGACAAGGCTCGAACGGATTTTTGCCATGCTGCACCCCGTGCCGCTCCCGGAAACCGGCATGGCGGAACTCGTCACACGCAATGCCATCCGGTATGCGGATGATGTGATCCTCAACAAACGCGACCTCTACATCCCCGGTCATTGGGAACAGTTCCGCGAAAGCATCACCCGCTTGAATCCGTACAGCCGACTGTGGGAAACGAATCACGCCAGGCTCGACGTGGCAGCGTTGCTTGCTGCGCCGCCAACTCACCCGCGCCCCACCAATGTGCAGTTCGGCAAACCACCGGCGCCAGGAAACAGACAGGACGCCCGCGCCCTCCACCATCCGATGGTGACGACCGTGCGCCTGCCGAAGCCAGTCGTCCGCACAAAGTTTATGGAATGGACGAAGTCCTTACCGGAGGGACTGGAACGTGCGAAAGGATTTTTTCGTTTCGAAAGGGAGCCGGAGCTGCAGGAGTTTCAATTCTTCCCTCCCCGCACCAGCACCGTGGCTCCGGTCATGCTGCTCGATGAACCGGATCATGTCTTGGTGCTGATCGGACGCGACTACGATCAGGAACGCTGCCGAGCCTCCCTCCTCGCCTGCTTGGCAGAATAG
- a CDS encoding glycoside hydrolase family 15 protein: protein MAYQPIENYGIIGNMRTAALVGRDGSIDWLCFPHFDSPSIFAAILDDAKGGRFSIVPKTARFTTKQFYWPETNVLITRFLSSEGVGEIEDFMPVGVTGPDLYHQLIRRIKVVRGQMTFCLSCHPAFDYARTPHDTHLNSNGAVFSTAALTLGLATTLPLKQDERGVCAEFTLQRGEHVACVLREIDQGNQCGAALSGTHAGNMFETTVQFWHEWLSHSRYTGRWREMVSRSALALKLLTFEPTGAIVAAPTCSLPEQIGGGRNWDYRYTWIRDSAFTVYGLLRIGFTREATAFMHWLNARVRNESEAPGPLQIVYGIDGRTDLTELVLDHLDGYKGSKPVRIGNGAYQHLQLDIYGELLDSIYLCDKYVAPISYLGWSHVRSSLDWLCQNWTREDEGIWEVRGGRRHFVYSKLMCWVALDRGLRLSRKRSLPADHLKWLTMRDRLYEEIMTKGWDESRGSFVQSYGSDSLDASNLIMPLVRFISPTDPRMLSTLEAINRPPLNGGLVSDGLVHRYDAATGMDGLTGTEGTFNMCSFWLVEALTRAGRTDRRKLDEAQLLFERMLGYANHLGLYAEETGDSGEALGNFPQAFTHLALISAAFDLDRALDGN from the coding sequence ATGGCCTATCAGCCTATTGAGAACTACGGCATCATCGGCAACATGCGCACCGCAGCCCTGGTGGGGCGAGACGGCAGCATCGATTGGTTGTGTTTTCCGCACTTCGATTCCCCCAGCATCTTCGCGGCTATTCTCGATGACGCCAAGGGCGGGCGATTCAGCATCGTTCCGAAAACGGCGCGGTTCACCACCAAACAATTTTACTGGCCCGAGACCAACGTGCTGATCACACGCTTTCTGTCCAGCGAAGGCGTCGGCGAAATTGAAGACTTCATGCCGGTCGGTGTTACAGGTCCAGACCTGTACCATCAGCTGATCCGGCGGATCAAAGTGGTGCGAGGGCAGATGACGTTTTGTCTCAGCTGTCATCCCGCCTTCGATTACGCACGGACCCCCCACGATACGCACCTCAACTCGAACGGGGCGGTGTTTTCGACGGCGGCGCTGACGCTTGGATTGGCGACGACCCTGCCGCTCAAACAAGACGAGCGGGGAGTCTGTGCCGAGTTTACGTTGCAGCGGGGAGAACATGTGGCCTGTGTCTTGCGGGAAATCGACCAAGGGAACCAGTGTGGGGCTGCACTGTCGGGCACCCACGCCGGCAACATGTTCGAAACTACGGTGCAGTTCTGGCACGAATGGTTGTCACACAGCCGTTACACCGGACGCTGGCGCGAAATGGTATCCCGATCCGCTCTGGCCTTGAAGCTCCTGACCTTCGAACCCACCGGCGCGATCGTTGCCGCTCCGACCTGTAGTCTCCCGGAACAGATCGGCGGGGGCCGCAATTGGGACTATCGCTACACCTGGATCAGAGACTCTGCCTTTACCGTCTACGGATTGCTCCGCATCGGCTTTACCCGTGAAGCTACAGCCTTCATGCACTGGTTGAACGCGCGTGTCCGCAACGAGAGCGAAGCGCCAGGTCCGTTACAAATCGTCTATGGCATCGATGGCCGAACTGATTTGACCGAACTGGTCCTCGACCATCTGGACGGGTACAAAGGATCGAAGCCGGTCAGGATCGGCAACGGGGCGTATCAGCATCTGCAACTGGATATTTACGGCGAACTGCTGGATTCCATCTACCTGTGCGACAAATACGTCGCCCCCATTTCCTACCTGGGATGGTCCCATGTCCGGAGTTCGCTTGATTGGCTATGCCAGAACTGGACGCGCGAGGACGAGGGCATTTGGGAAGTGCGTGGCGGCCGCCGTCACTTCGTCTATTCCAAACTCATGTGTTGGGTGGCGTTGGACCGAGGCTTGCGCCTCTCGCGCAAACGGTCACTGCCGGCCGACCACCTCAAATGGTTGACCATGCGAGACCGCCTGTATGAGGAGATTATGACGAAGGGGTGGGACGAGTCACGCGGCTCCTTCGTGCAGTCGTACGGCAGCGATTCGCTGGATGCGTCCAACCTGATCATGCCGCTGGTACGCTTTATTTCGCCGACTGATCCGCGGATGCTCAGCACATTGGAGGCGATCAATCGTCCGCCGCTCAATGGGGGACTTGTCTCCGACGGCCTCGTCCACCGCTACGACGCGGCGACGGGTATGGATGGACTCACGGGGACGGAAGGCACGTTCAACATGTGCAGTTTTTGGTTGGTGGAGGCCCTCACGCGGGCCGGGCGAACGGATCGCCGAAAGTTGGATGAGGCACAACTGCTGTTCGAGCGGATGCTCGGCTATGCGAACCACCTAGGCCTGTACGCGGAGGAAACCGGGGACAGCGGAGAGGCCTTGGGTAATTTCCCCCAGGCCTTCACCCATCTGGCGCTCATCAGCGCCGCCTTTGATCTGGATCGCGCGTTGGACGGGAACTGA
- a CDS encoding outer membrane protein transport protein translates to MALFSGDPACADGFRNPFHDAAAMGQGNAFAAEADNASAVFYNPAGMAQLRGVQIAGGAQFVGVNTRFTSPTGASVHNEHPFPIGLPPPGQIFLTAKVKDLGVSALGELSAGLGVQNLYGFASKFPVNGPFPTAVTFAQLPLLAIKPTLAYQLTESLSIGLGADILTFANFLGEGQAERQFQAAPGSGFPAGTGMELNGKGTTAGLNASVLYTPWRTAEGQPRLSFAGIWRSQAVLPLNGELRANGVSAALASTAIRLPEVWTGGLAFWPIRNAERAWKLEVDVDYVRWQSIRSADVRLSNGATLPSPQQWKNTVTVNIGTEYTWFGLTDTQAWNVALRTGYIRSHTPVSDLNFDPAYADSDAHVVSAGVGFSCHTGGKFFGLISCADAEKSFFAKHSMGMDLAYQAFLFDPRTVTGNPNPTVNGTYRTTNHAGAVTFRVGF, encoded by the coding sequence GTGGCGCTGTTCTCCGGCGATCCGGCTTGTGCCGACGGCTTTCGTAACCCGTTTCATGACGCGGCGGCCATGGGACAAGGCAACGCCTTTGCTGCCGAAGCCGACAACGCCTCCGCAGTCTTTTACAACCCTGCCGGCATGGCCCAGTTGCGCGGGGTTCAGATTGCCGGCGGCGCGCAATTCGTCGGCGTCAATACACGATTTACCAGTCCAACCGGCGCATCCGTCCACAATGAGCACCCCTTTCCGATCGGCCTGCCACCGCCGGGGCAGATCTTTCTGACGGCAAAGGTGAAGGACCTGGGAGTGTCCGCCCTGGGAGAGCTGAGTGCAGGCCTGGGGGTACAGAATCTCTATGGGTTCGCTTCCAAGTTCCCTGTGAATGGCCCGTTTCCCACAGCGGTAACCTTTGCACAACTTCCCTTGCTGGCGATCAAACCGACGTTGGCTTATCAACTGACCGAATCGCTCTCCATTGGACTGGGCGCAGATATTCTCACCTTTGCCAACTTCCTGGGCGAAGGACAAGCCGAACGTCAATTTCAGGCCGCGCCCGGGTCCGGCTTTCCCGCGGGAACCGGGATGGAACTGAACGGGAAAGGCACGACGGCCGGACTGAACGCGAGTGTACTCTATACTCCCTGGCGCACGGCCGAAGGACAACCTCGCCTCTCCTTCGCCGGTATTTGGCGTAGCCAAGCGGTCTTACCTTTGAACGGAGAGCTTCGCGCCAATGGGGTGTCGGCCGCACTAGCGTCAACAGCCATACGGCTGCCCGAAGTGTGGACGGGCGGCCTGGCCTTTTGGCCAATACGGAATGCGGAACGTGCGTGGAAGCTGGAAGTTGATGTGGACTATGTCCGTTGGCAATCGATACGCAGTGCAGACGTGCGGCTCTCGAATGGGGCAACCTTACCAAGCCCGCAGCAATGGAAAAACACGGTAACGGTCAACATCGGCACAGAATATACATGGTTCGGCCTGACAGATACGCAGGCCTGGAACGTCGCCCTTCGCACGGGATACATCCGCTCACACACGCCTGTGTCAGATCTCAACTTTGACCCTGCCTATGCCGACAGTGACGCGCATGTGGTCTCAGCCGGCGTGGGATTCTCCTGTCACACAGGCGGGAAATTCTTCGGCCTGATTTCCTGTGCCGATGCGGAAAAAAGTTTCTTTGCGAAACATTCGATGGGCATGGACCTGGCTTACCAAGCTTTCTTATTCGATCCTCGCACCGTCACGGGCAACCCGAATCCCACCGTGAATGGAACGTACCGTACCACCAATCACGCAGGCGCAGTCACATTTCGGGTCGGCTTTTAG
- a CDS encoding bacterial transcriptional activator domain-containing protein encodes MPVSYLIDQLWPDSDGDRAVATFSKTLKRLRKYLAVEGVVRLEHGTVTLDPARCWVDLCAFEQAVARSDHGRSNVRVREAPRELRQALALYRGPFLPEQRMKPWAAATRERVRARFVTAVARLSDHQQRRGRFEHAIQWLNRGLQLDPHATPLYEPLITLLSVTGRRAEATAVYHQCTRVFGQELGRPLPQALQYLYRNALS; translated from the coding sequence GTGCCGGTGTCATACCTCATTGATCAACTGTGGCCTGACAGTGACGGGGATCGAGCCGTCGCGACGTTTTCCAAGACACTCAAGCGCCTGCGCAAATATCTCGCGGTTGAGGGCGTCGTACGCCTCGAGCATGGCACCGTGACCTTAGATCCCGCACGTTGTTGGGTGGATCTGTGTGCGTTTGAGCAGGCTGTCGCTCGATCGGACCATGGCAGATCCAATGTAAGAGTGAGGGAAGCGCCGCGGGAACTTCGGCAGGCGTTGGCACTGTATCGCGGTCCCTTTTTGCCTGAGCAACGGATGAAGCCATGGGCGGCTGCGACTCGAGAACGTGTGCGTGCACGGTTTGTCACCGCTGTGGCGCGACTCAGCGATCATCAGCAGCGGCGTGGACGATTCGAACACGCGATCCAATGGTTGAATCGAGGCCTCCAGCTGGACCCGCACGCGACGCCGCTGTATGAGCCCCTGATTACGCTCCTCTCGGTGACGGGCCGCAGAGCAGAGGCCACGGCCGTGTATCACCAGTGCACTCGGGTGTTCGGTCAAGAGCTGGGACGTCCACTCCCCCAGGCGCTTCAGTATCTATATAGAAATGCGCTCAGCTAA